The genomic stretch CATTGATATTTCCTGATTGTTTAAAGGCATCCAGAACGATTCCTATAAAAAGTGGAAAAATGATTCCTGCCGCAGAGCCAAGCATTCCGCCAAAACCAATGACAGAACTTACGTAATGATTAGGCAGCTGATCTCCGACTGTGGTCATAAGATTGGCTCCCCATCCCTGATGCGCTGCTGTGGCAAGGGCAATAATAAATGTAATCATCCACATATTGTCTACATATTTTGAGAACATGACCGGAACCACCATCAGAGCAAACAGCAACATTGTAATGCTTCTGGCTCTTCCGATGGCCCAGCCTTTTTTGATCAGAAATGATGAAAGATAGCCTCCGCCGATACTTCCGATCGTAGTTCCGCTGTAAATAATAATCAATGGAAGAGATGGTTTTGTTAAATCCATTTTAAATACATCCGAGAAATACGCCGGCAGCCAGAACATGAAGAAATACCAGATAGGATCGGTTAACATTTTACCGATGGCAAATGACCATGTTACTTTATATTTGAGTAATTCCGATAAAGGAATTTTGGTTTTCTCTTCTGTTTTTTCAGCCTGATCGCTTTTAATGTATTGCAGTTCTTCCTTGCTGAGATTTTTTGTTTTTTCCGGAACGGCATAAAATTTCCACCAAAGAACGATCCAAACCATACCTAAAGCACCGATCCATACAAAAGTCTGTCTCCAGCCGTAATGTCCGAGAATGAACGGAACCAATAACGGCGCTAAAATAGCTCCCACCGTTGCTCCTGAGTTAAAAATTCCCGTTGCCAATGCTCTTTCTTTTTTAGGAAACCATTCAGCCACTGATTTGATGGCGGCAGGAAAGTTTCCTGCCTCACTGATTCCCAATGTACTTCTCGCAATGATAAACCCGATGGTACTTTTCACAAAACCATGTCCTATAGAAGCAAGACTCCATACAATAAGAGAAACCGCATACCCGATTTTGGTTCCCACTTTGTCTATAAACCTTCCCATCGCCATATAGCCGATGGCATAAGTCGTGGTAAAGGCCATGACGATATAGCTGTAATCTTTTTCATCCCAGCT from Chryseobacterium indologenes encodes the following:
- a CDS encoding MFS transporter yields the protein MQAPHNRNIRWWMLSLVFLATTINYLDRQVMGLLKPVLEKEFSWDEKDYSYIVMAFTTTYAIGYMAMGRFIDKVGTKIGYAVSLIVWSLASIGHGFVKSTIGFIIARSTLGISEAGNFPAAIKSVAEWFPKKERALATGIFNSGATVGAILAPLLVPFILGHYGWRQTFVWIGALGMVWIVLWWKFYAVPEKTKNLSKEELQYIKSDQAEKTEEKTKIPLSELLKYKVTWSFAIGKMLTDPIWYFFMFWLPAYFSDVFKMDLTKPSLPLIIIYSGTTIGSIGGGYLSSFLIKKGWAIGRARSITMLLFALMVVPVMFSKYVDNMWMITFIIALATAAHQGWGANLMTTVGDQLPNHYVSSVIGFGGMLGSAAGIIFPLFIGIVLDAFKQSGNINGGYNIIFFIAGISYVTAWGLIKIINRKKTV